The Tenrec ecaudatus isolate mTenEca1 chromosome 6, mTenEca1.hap1, whole genome shotgun sequence genome has a window encoding:
- the SMIM10L1 gene encoding small integral membrane protein 10-like protein 1: MAIEAASSALAVRAMGPAVTGSYGAFCKGLSRTLLAFFHLAWQLRMNFPYFYIAGSIILNIRLQVHI; encoded by the coding sequence ATGGCTATCGAGGCAGCTTCCTCGGCTCTGGCCGTCAGGGCCATGGGCCCGGCCGTCACCGGCTCGTACGGGGCCTTCTGCAAGGGGCTCTCTCGCACCCTGCTCGCCTTCTTCCACCTGGCCTGGCAGCTGCGCATGAATTTCCCGTACTTCTACATCGCGGGCTCCATAATCCTCAACATCCGCCTGCAGGTACACATCTAG